The DNA segment TGATCATGTTCACGTCGCGCAGCATGGTCTTGGGCAGGATCAGGGGCAGCAGCAGCAGCAGACCGATCAGCACGATCAGGCTGAGTTGCTCGGAGTAGGTGGCAAAGATGGTCTGGTCCTGCTGATACTTCGTGCGGTAATTGCCCGTCTGGGTAAAGCGGGAGGCGGGCATCAGCGCACGCCCCATACGGACTTAACCGTCAGGCCATTTGAGATCACGCAGCGATTAAACACGCTCGATCTCCTTCGTCCCGAATAGCCCGTAAGGCCGGATCAGCAGCACGATGATCAGGATGATGAAGGGAAACACTTCGCGGGTACCGCCCCCCGGCACGATGCCGTCCAGATAGCCCGCCGACAGGTTTTCCAGAATGCCGATCAGCATGCCGCCCACGATTGCGCCCACCACGCTGTCCAGGCCGCCCAGGATCACCACTGGAAAGACCTTGAGTCCAATTCCGGCCAGTCCGCCCAGGGTCAGTCCGCTCATCAGGCCCAGGATCACGCCCGCCGCCGCCGCCGTGAGGCCCGCCGCCGCCCAGGCCAGGGCAAACACGCGCTCCACGCTGGTGCCCACGCTCATGGCCGCCATCTGGTCATCGGCCACGGCGCGCATGGTGATGCCCAGGGTGCTTTTGTTGAAGAAGTAGGTAAAGCCTCCCAGCAGGCCCAGCGCCATCAACACGCCCGCGATCTGTGTTTTGGAGAGGGGCAGGCCAAACAGTTCAATGCCCTGTCCGGTCAGCAGCGCAGGCCGCTCAAAGGCGAAGGTTCCTGCGCCGTAGGGCGTCAGATGAATCAGACCGTCAATGACGCTGCTCAGGCCAATCGTGACCATGATGACCGCGATGATCGGCTGGCCCACCATACGCCGCAAAAACACCCGCTCAATCAGCATCCCCAGCAGAAACGTCGCCAGCATGGCGATCAGCCCAGCCAGCCAGAAGTTGACGCCCCGTTGTGTCAGCGCAAAGGCGATAAACGCCCCGGTGGCGATGATCTGCCCGTGTGCGAAGTTAATCACGCGGCTGGATTTGTAGATCAGCACAAAGCCCAGCGCGGCCAGGGCATAGACGCTGCCGATCACGACGCCCGCGATCAGCAGTTGCGGCAGTAATTCCATGTTGGCCTCCTTTGGGGGGTGAATGTTGGGGTGGAGGGCGGAAATAGTTCAATAGGTATATGGGGATGACCGCCAAAAGTGCCACGAAGGAACGGACTTGCAAAACTGCGGAGCAGAAAAATTGACCGTGGAGGCAATCGGCCAATACCGTGTGAAATCCTCACGCCCCTACCCGCGCCGCTGCCACTCCAGATCGCGGCACTTCCCGTTCCATCCCCGGCACCCGATAAACAACCACATCCGTCTCCACACGTTGCGTCTGCCCATCCTGATACTTGAACGTCGCCTCCACCCGCACGGATTCGGAGCCGTCGTAGAGAGCGGCGACAATCGGCGCGTATTTCTCGCGGATCAGCTTGCGCCGGACCTTGCCCGTGCGGGTCAACTCGTCGTCGTCGGCATCCAGCAGCTTGTACAGCAGCACGAAGCGGGCGACGCGCTCATGGGGTTCCAGCCGCCCGTTCGCCTCCTCCACCTCTTTCAGGATCAGTTCGGCCAGTTCCGGCTTGCTGCTCAGGTCCATGTACGTGCTGTACGCGATCTGGCGTTTCTCGGCCCATTGCCCGGCAGTCAGGGGATCGACGTTCAGGAAGGCGGTGACCTGCGTTTCTCCGTCGCCAAAGGCCACCGCCTCCTTGATATAGGGGCTGAACTTCAGGCGGTTCTCAATGAACTGCGGGCTGAAGGTCTCGCCGCCTGCCGTCTTCATCACGTCGCTCAGGCGGTCAATGACCTGAAGGTGGCCCTCG comes from the Deinococcus sp. AJ005 genome and includes:
- a CDS encoding branched-chain amino acid ABC transporter permease, giving the protein MELLPQLLIAGVVIGSVYALAALGFVLIYKSSRVINFAHGQIIATGAFIAFALTQRGVNFWLAGLIAMLATFLLGMLIERVFLRRMVGQPIIAVIMVTIGLSSVIDGLIHLTPYGAGTFAFERPALLTGQGIELFGLPLSKTQIAGVLMALGLLGGFTYFFNKSTLGITMRAVADDQMAAMSVGTSVERVFALAWAAAGLTAAAAGVILGLMSGLTLGGLAGIGLKVFPVVILGGLDSVVGAIVGGMLIGILENLSAGYLDGIVPGGGTREVFPFIILIIVLLIRPYGLFGTKEIERV